AGAAGGAGCTGCTCGAGAAGTCTCGCGGCACGCTCAAGGCCGGCCAGCAGGCCGTGGCCGTGCGCAGCGGCCACGTGGCGCTGCTGGGCCCCGCGAAGCTGCCGCTGCTCACCACTGGCAAGGACTACCTGGGCGGCCAGGCGCCGCTCGTGGTGGGCACCCGCCGCGCGCTGGAGGGCACGCCCTATGAGGTGGTGGCCCTGGCCCCGACGAGGCTGATGGAGACGCTGGCGGCGTATCAGCGCAACGCGCTCATCGGCGTGGCGGGGCTGCTCGGCCTGAGCCTGGTGTGGACGGCGCTGATGGGCTCTGGCAAGCGCAAGGCGGACGCGGCCTCCGAGGGCTCGGGCGACACGCTCGGGCTGGGCCATGCGATGGCGAGCATGCCCGCGCCGCAGGCCGCGGCTCCGGAGTCCCAGCCCTACGCCGCTCCGCCCGCCGAGCCCCCGCCGGCCACCCATCCGGGCCTGGAGCTGACGGGCGCCGCGCCCGTGGCCCCGGCCGGTGGCGACTTCCCGTTCGCTTCGCCTCCCTCGGCGCATGACGCGCCAGCGGCCGCGGCGCCTGGCTCGGGGGCCTTCGCGTTTCCGCCGCCGCCCCAGGCCCAGCCGCAGGCGTATGACGCGCAGGCCGCCGATCCGTTCGCGCCGCAGGCCGCCAATCCCTACGGTGCTCCGCCGGCGGATCCCTTCGCGGAGCAGCCCTATGGCGCCGCGCCGATGCCGTTCGACGCCGAGCCGCAGCCGGCTCCGCCCCAGCCCGCGGGCGCGGGGGTGGCCACGGCGGCGCCTCGGGCGGGCGCCTTCCACTTCGAGGAGCTGCCCACGGCGGCCTACTCGCTCCAGCAGGCGGCCGATCCGTACGCCGCCGCGGCCGCGATGGACAGCCCGGAGACGACGCGCGTGGCCGCCATTCCGCGCGAGCTGCTCCAGGCCGCCGCTCGTCCGACGACCCAGGAGCTTCCGGTGCCCGCGCCGTTCGTCGCGACTCCGCCGCCCGCTCCGGCCGTGGCACCCGTGCCCTGGAACGACCCGTCGCAGCAGGCCGTCCCG
This DNA window, taken from Hyalangium gracile, encodes the following:
- a CDS encoding MXAN_5187 family protein, producing MVRVKFLIFALLAVGLGLAHLPLLSKPLGARAIEDAQAQAAAGTAEVVRTLEARRGIARAVALRLATSVELATAAQQLSAAEVPNAEGFAAVRAAAEAALPKDLTGVVVGVVTQGGAWYAHPGEEPSADAAALDLRALTQADAPTVVDAFGAPHAFASVPLVWRFVRIPGAEKLETQLGATLVVGVPLLPEGALDNAVKASGTAALGLVKDDALVSSGGAEKELLEKSRGTLKAGQQAVAVRSGHVALLGPAKLPLLTTGKDYLGGQAPLVVGTRRALEGTPYEVVALAPTRLMETLAAYQRNALIGVAGLLGLSLVWTALMGSGKRKADAASEGSGDTLGLGHAMASMPAPQAAAPESQPYAAPPAEPPPATHPGLELTGAAPVAPAGGDFPFASPPSAHDAPAAAAPGSGAFAFPPPPQAQPQAYDAQAADPFAPQAANPYGAPPADPFAEQPYGAAPMPFDAEPQPAPPQPAGAGVATAAPRAGAFHFEELPTAAYSLQQAADPYAAAAAMDSPETTRVAAIPRELLQAAARPTTQELPVPAPFVATPPPAPAVAPVPWNDPSQQAVPLPGAAYQQFLGNTGDAFSEEEFHFQEVFREFVLTRERCLEPSDGLTYDKFVQKLRKNKEQLVQKYACRTVKFQVYVKEGKAALKATPVKD